A region of Selenomonadales bacterium 4137-cl DNA encodes the following proteins:
- a CDS encoding ThiF family adenylyltransferase — protein sequence MDYWQVYQRNIGLFTREQQQKLRDAKVFVAGAGGVGGIEAATLARFGIGELVIMDPGVFDEPDMNRQFAAMASTLGENKARATARLLRDINPFLKVEALESAPSDDAELAAHMAGSAVVIDAIDYAGFDYKARFARIARAMGVLNFTAPIPGFGTLMAVFDPGGMTLEEFYGAPADPALWPAFRIPMDRIQGETRYAHLVRSFLGGERNYLTTCAGAAALNGGLVATEIALVIAGLRRSEELAVAPRVTYVDILSRVFEVYTAAVADGRGHPAAGL from the coding sequence ATGGATTACTGGCAGGTGTATCAGCGGAACATCGGACTGTTTACCCGCGAGCAGCAGCAGAAATTGCGGGATGCCAAGGTTTTCGTCGCCGGCGCGGGCGGGGTGGGCGGCATCGAGGCCGCGACGCTGGCCCGTTTCGGTATCGGCGAGCTGGTGATTATGGACCCCGGGGTTTTCGACGAGCCGGATATGAACCGCCAGTTCGCGGCGATGGCGAGCACCCTCGGCGAGAACAAGGCCCGGGCGACCGCCAGGCTGCTGCGGGACATCAACCCTTTTTTGAAGGTCGAGGCGCTGGAAAGCGCGCCGTCGGACGACGCCGAGCTGGCGGCGCATATGGCCGGGAGCGCCGTGGTGATCGACGCCATCGACTACGCTGGCTTCGATTATAAGGCAAGGTTCGCCCGCATCGCCCGCGCCATGGGTGTGCTGAACTTTACGGCGCCGATACCGGGGTTCGGCACGCTGATGGCGGTTTTCGACCCCGGCGGCATGACGCTGGAGGAGTTCTACGGGGCGCCGGCCGACCCGGCGTTATGGCCCGCTTTCCGCATCCCCATGGACCGCATCCAGGGAGAAACACGTTACGCTCACCTTGTGCGGAGTTTCCTGGGCGGGGAGCGCAATTATCTTACGACCTGCGCCGGGGCGGCGGCCTTAAACGGCGGCCTGGTGGCTACCGAGATCGCGCTCGTCATTGCTGGCCTGCGTCGCAGCGAGGAGCTTGCGGTGGCGCCGCGGGTGACCTATGTCGATATCCTCAGCCGGGTTTTCGAGGTGTACACGGCTGCCGTCGCGGACGGGAGAGGCCATCCCGCGGCCGGCTTGTAG